CGTTCCACAGCGCGAACCAGTGGTAGCGCGGCGTCACATAGCGGACCCTGGTCTCCCAGAGGATGTCCTGGTTGAGCCGCGAGCCGCCGGCCGGGAGCGTGAACTTGGCCGTGAACGACCCGTTGACCGCGTTGTGCTGGGTGGGCGACACGGTCGTCTCGCCGTTGCGGGCGGCCAGCGTGGTCCGCAGCGACGTGCCGGTGAACTGCCGGACCGACGCGTTGATCGGCTGGCCGGAGATGGCCGTCGCCGCGTCTGGCGCCGCGGTGACCGCGCCGTAGTTGGTGCCGTTGCCGATCGTGCCCCAGTGGTCGTGGTAGACGAACTCGCTGCTCAGCTGGCCGATCGTGCGGATGGTCCCGTCGGCGCCGAAGTTCCAGTTCTTCACGAGCGTGAAGTTGGCTCCGTAGGCGCTGGACGACGGGCCCGGGCCCTGGGCGGGGCTGCCGATCGTGCCGCCGCCGACGGTCTCGTTGCCGGGCGGTGGGGTGCCGCCGTCGGTGACCAGTTGCCATTTCTGGTGGCTCTCGCCGGTGCAGTCCCAGATCTGCACGGGCGACCCGGCCGCGGTGGCGTGCGCGCGCACGTCGAGGCAGCGGCCGGACGGCACGCTGCGGATGCTGCCGTCGGCGTTGACGGTCCACCGCTGGTTGGCGCCGCCGGTGCAGGTCCAGACGGTGACCGCGGTGCCGTTGGCGGTGCCTTCGCCGAAGACGTCGAGGCACTGGCCGTTGATCGTGATGGTGCCGTTGTCGTTGGTGGTCCAGCGCTGCGCGGCGCAGTCCTGGATCACGGCGGCCGCGCCGCTGGTGGTGGCGGGGGTCAGGCAGCGGGCCGAGCCGACGCCTTTGATCAGGATGTTGGTGGCCGCGGCCGCCGGTGTCGGGGCCACGACGACGCAGACGCTCGCGACGACCAGGACGGCGGCGAGTGAGGCCCGGTCGCGCAACTTGAGGAGACTTCTCAAGGCCTTGTCCTTCCGGGAGGGGATAGACAAGACGCTATATTTGAACCGGTTCACATGCAACCTGCTAGCCGCCCGCGAGCACCTCGGAGAGCAGGGCCGGCTGGAGGTGGCGGGCGCGCAGGCCGGCGAGGATGTGTGGCAGGGCGTCGTCGGTCATCCGGGCGTTCGCCTCGGTGACGTGCAGGATGATCACCGAGCCCGGGCGCACCTTCGTCAGCACGGCGTTGACGATCGGCTGCCACCTGGTCGCGAACGGGTCGCCGCTCACCACGTCGCCGTCGACGACGGTCACGCCCAGTGGCGCCAGGGAATCCAGCGCCCGCGGGTCGTGGCAGAGGCCGGGAAAGCGGAAATAGCGGGTCTGCCGACCGCCGTACGCCATGATGATGTTGAAGGTCTTGTCCACATCAGACCTCATCCGCGCCGGCGGCAACCGGGGCAGTCCATAGCAGTTGTCGACGAACGCGCCGTGGTCGTAGGTGTGGTTCGCCAGCTCGAAGCGGTCGTTTTCGGCGATCCGGCGCGTCACCTCGGGATATTGCTCGACCCACATTCCGGTGAGGAAGAACGTCGCGGGCACGCCGCCGCGCTCGAGTTGGTCGAGGATGCGCAGGTTGGCATAGGACTTCACCTTGCCCGAGTCGAGCGCCGCCCGCATCGAGACAGTGAGATCGGCGTCGAAGGTCAACGCCACCAGGTTGCCCGTGCGCGGGCCGTGGTCGACCACCGGTGGCCGCCGCCCGCGCCGCGTGGCACCCGGCACCACCACCGGCGCCGTCGGAGGCGCGGTGGTGGGCGCGGTCGTGGGCGCCGCGGTCGGCGCCGCAGTCGACGCGCCGGCCGATGGCGACGCCGGCGGAACGAACCGGGCCGGCGATCCGCACCCACCGACCAGCAGGATGGCGACAAGTGTGGCGAGGCGAGCGCGTTTCACGCCGCGATCAGACCAGAGAACCGCCGGCTACGGTGCCCCGTGGCGGGCCAGCCCGGTCAGCTCCGGGAGCGCGGCAGGCAGTCCTTCTTGTATTTGAGGCCCGAACCGCACCAGCACGGCCCGTTACGCTCCGGCGGCCACGAGACGTGTGCGCCCGGCTGGGCCTCGAGTTCCTCGGCGTAGCGGCGCCGGATGTTGGGCGCGCTGGGGTCGCCGTCGTTGCGGTTGGCGTAGCCGGTCAGGCCGGCCACCGATGCCCGCAGCACGTGCAGCCCGCTGCCACCGGCCTCGGCCAGGCGGACCAACTCCTTCTCGAGCGTGGCCCGGTGCGCGTCCCAGTCGGGACCGAAGGTGTCGGTCAGCGTGTCGAGGCGGTCGAACTCCGCCTTGGGGAAGAACAGCAGGTCGGGCTCGCCGGACTCGACGCCGCGGGTGAGTTGCGCCTCCAGCCGGTCGGCCAGGTCGTCCTGCCGGTCGTGTGGCAGGTTGAGGTCACGGCGGACCCGGTGCCGTTGCTGTAGAAGGAAGAACGCGACGCCGGGCGCCTCCGCCGGGCCGACGTCGGCCGTGGTGCGGGCGCCGAGCAGGTTGTCGACCGCCTCGCTCAGCCACTCTTCGGCGAGCGCCGAGCGGCCGCCGGCGTCGAGCGCGGCACTCACGTAGGCGGGCGCGTCGGGCTGCTCGGTCAGCAGCGGGCGCAGCGCGGTGACCGCCTCCAGCGCCTCGTCGTCGCGGCCGCCGATCCGGAACAGGATGCGGGCGCGCAGCGCCGTGGCGAAACCGGCTCCCGGGTCGGAAGGCGACGGGAAGGCGGCCACGGCCCGGTCGGCGTATTGGAGCGCGGCGTCCAGCCGGTTGCGGAACTCGGCGATCTCCGCGGCCAGGCTCAGCGCGTCGCCGGCGTCTTCCGGCGAGGCGAGCCGGTCATGGTCGACCGCGTCGGCCAGGTCAGCGGCGACGCCGAGCGGATCAGCCGTCGTGAGTGCTGAGCGGCGGAGTTCAGCAAGGTCGGCACTCGTGATTGTCTCTTTCGTCGGCACATTCTCACGGTACTTCGCTGTCCGACCGCTATCCGTGTAACGCTGATCTCGTTCTGCCGGGCGTCAAAGCTAAGCTGGGGAGATGGCGCGACACCAGGAGTGCCTGCGCCGGCTGGGCCGCGATCCGGGATCGTTGCGCGAATCGGTGCCGCTGGCCGGTTCCGCGTCCGGGTCACACGTCGCCCTGCTGCGGTTCGACGACGGCGAGCGGCTCGTGCTCAAGACGACGACCCCGCGCGAGGTCGCCCTCTACAGATCCGCTGCCCGCCTTCCGGTCCGCATCCCGCGGCTGGTCGCGGCCGACGACACCTGCCTGCTGTTGGAAGCCCTCGAACCGCTGCCCCGCGCGGCGGACTGGCCTCCCGCCCAGTGGCACGAGATCGCCCGCCAACTGGGCACGCTGCATGCCACGCCACCTGAAGACCAACCGTGGCTCCGGCGTCCAACCTCGAGGCGACCCGACCAGACCGCCCGGGCGTTCTGGACCCCGACGGAGCTAGAGCTGCACGACCGGGCCGGCGAGAACGCGAAGCTGCCGACCTGCCTCGTGCACGGCGACCTGCACGCCGGCAACCTGCTGCGGGCGCCCGACGGCGAGCTGGTCTGGACCGACTGGCAGGAGGTCGGTCTCGGCCAGGGCCCCGAAGACCTCGCCCTGCTCTGGCAGCGGGCCGAGTTTGACGGCGCTGACCCGCCGCGCGAGGCGATGCTCGCCGGCTACGCGGCCGCGCGCGGCATCCCGCACGACGACACCCTTGTGCGCGCCACCGTGACGGCCGAGATCCGGCTGCTGCTGCTCGACTGGCCGGTGTTTCTCCAGCACGCCGACCCGGACCGCCGCGCGCTCATGCGTCGCCGGCTGCACCTGCTCGCGGCGACCCGATCGTGAGCACGTGGCTGCTGGCGCCGAGCAGGCTCGGCTCCTCTTCCACCCGGCGCAGCATCTCCAGCATGAACCCGGTGCGCTCCGCGCTGGCGAGGATCTCGTCGAGCCGCCCGCCGATCATCCACAACGGACTCTCGACGGCCACCTGGCGGCGCACCACGAGGCCGGCCTCGGCGGCCTCGACCGCCGGCTCGTCCGGATGGTGGAAATAGGCGCTGGTGAACCAGGTCTCGCTGCGGTGCACGCCCTCGGACAGCGCGCCCTCGACCACGGGCTGGAACCGCGGGTCGCGGTAGTAGTCCTTGACGAAGCCGTCGAAGAACGACGCGAACCGGTTGATGGTCGCGCCGACGACCACGCCACCGGGGCGCACGACCCGGGCCGCCTCCCGCCACGCCGCCACCCGGTCAGCCCGCTCCAGCAGGTGGTAGAGCGGGCCGAAGAGCAGCACGGCGTCGGCGTCGCGGTCGGCGGCCGGCAACGAGCGGGCGTCGCCGACCGTGGCGGTCACCCCGGGCAGGGCGGCGGCGTCGGCCACGTGCGCCGGGACCGGGTCGATCACCCGCACGTCGTAGCCGGCCGCGGCCAGCGGCCCCGCGTAGACACCGGTCGCACCGCCGACGTCGAGCACCGACGCCGGAGCGGCCGGCAGCACCCGGGTGAGCACGTCCCAGGTGCGCAGGAATTCCAACCTGCCTGGGCCCCCGGCGAGCCGGGTGCGCTCGCCGCCGCGACGGTAATAGTCGAGCACCTCAGGTCGAAGCATGCCGGCCATCGTCCACCGCCGCCCGGGAGCGCGACAATCGGTTTACATAGGACTCGGCACCGCCAACGCGGCCAGGTCACCGACCAGCCCCTCGTCGACCAGGGCGAGGAAGGCGTCGGCGACAGCCGGGTCGAACTGGGAACCGCGGCCCAGCTCGATCTGCTCGCGGGCAGCCGCCACGGTCCGGGCGACCGCGTACGGGCGGTCGGCCAGCATCGCCGCCCAGGCGTCGGCGACCGCGACGATCCGCGCCTCGATCGGTATCTCCGCGCCGGCCAGGCCGAGCGGATAGCCGCTGCCGTCGAAACGTTCGTGGTGCGCCGCGACCACGGCTGCCAGATCCGGGCGCTGGCCGAGTTCGGTCAGCAGCCGGGCGCTCTCGGCCGGGTGCCGGCGTAGCTGGGCCCATTCGGCCGCCGTCAGCGGAAGCGCCTTGCGCAGCACCGCGTCGGCGACGCTGAGCTTGCCCACGTCGTGCAGGCGGCCGGCCGCGCCGATCCGGCGCAGCGTGGCGACGTCGACGCCGAGCCGCTCCCCCACCAGCAGCGACCAGCGGGACACCGCCGTGCTGTGTTCGTGCACGCTGATCTTCGCGTCTATCTGGTCGGCCAGCCACACCAGGCCGGGCGGCAGGTCGGGGTCGGTGTCGATCGGGTCGACCAGCATGCCGGCCGCGATGACCTGGTTGCGGCCGTTGGCCTTGGCCCGGTAGAGCGCGGCGTCGGCGTCGTTGACCAGACCCTCCGGCTCCGACAGCGGCCGGGCGGCGCGGGTGCCAGCGGTGGCCACGCCGAGCGACGAGGTGAGGCAGACGCTTCGGCCGCCGCCGATGGCGACCGCGTCGCGGCCGATGGCCTGGCGGATCTGCTCGCCGATCTCGACCGCGACCTCCTCGCCGGCGCCCGGCAGCAGGCAGACGAACTCCTCGCCGCCATAGCGGGCGACCACGTCGGTGCTGCGCAGGCCGCCCCGGATGCGGGCTGCGATCTGGGCGAGCACCACGTCACCGGCCGGGTGGCCGTAGCCGTCGTTGACCTTCTTGAACTCGTCGAGGTCGATCAGGATGAGGCTCAGCGGTGTCTCGGCGCGCTCGGCCCGCTCGGCTTCGATCCGCAGCATCTCCTGGAAGAAGCGGCGGTTGTAGACGCCGGTCAGGCCGTCGGTGATGGCCAGCCGTTCCTGCTCGCGCAGCGCGGCGCGCAACTGGGTGGCCAGCCGGGTGCGGTCCCGGATGATCAGCAACTGGCGGGCCAGCAGGCCGGCGAAGAGGGCCAGCAGGATGGCGAGCGTGCTGCCGGTCAGCGGGCCCTCGTCGAGGCGGTCGGCGAGGATCAGCCCGGTGGCCGCGAGCCCGGCGATCACCAGCGGCACCGCGGTCAGGTCGCGGGAGCGGGGACGTTCCCGGGCCTCCGGTTCGGGCCGGCGGATCGCGGCGACGGCGGCGAGGCCGAACAGCACGGCCTCGATCTGCCAGCCGATGTTGGTCCAGTTGCTGTCGGTGTTCTGGGCGGCGATCGAGTACGCGTACATCGCGTCGGTGATGCCGGCCACCGCGAACCCGGCACCGACCAGCGCGGCCCAGGCCGGCAGCCGGTGCCGGCCGGCGAGCCCGACGGCCGCGAGCGTCGTGACGATGGCCACACCGAACAGCGGGTAGGCGAAGGCCACGAAGTCGGCCAGCCGTGGCGCTTCCGGCAGCGACGGTGAGATGGCCACCTGCCAGCCGATCGTGCCGAGCCCGAGGGCGAGCAGGCCGGCGTCGAGCAGCCCGCGGATGTGCCGCAGGTGCCCGGTGCTGCCGATGCCGACCAGGATCGCCGGGATCGCGACGACATAAGAGGAGAGGTAGAAGAAGTCGGCGCTGGATACGGCGGGCGGCCCACGCCCCAGCACGTAGGTGTAGTAGACCCAGACCACCTCGCCGACCAGCCACAGGGCGTTGGACGTCGCGAGCAGGGTCCAGGCGATCCTGGTGCGGCCGCGGGTGACCACCGCGGCGGTGATCGACAGGCCGACGGCCACCACGATGGGCACCAGATAGGGCAGATCGACCAGAGCCGTC
This genomic interval from Asanoa ferruginea contains the following:
- a CDS encoding ricin-type beta-trefoil lectin domain protein: MRSLLKLRDRASLAAVLVVASVCVVVAPTPAAAATNILIKGVGSARCLTPATTSGAAAVIQDCAAQRWTTNDNGTITINGQCLDVFGEGTANGTAVTVWTCTGGANQRWTVNADGSIRSVPSGRCLDVRAHATAAGSPVQIWDCTGESHQKWQLVTDGGTPPPGNETVGGGTIGSPAQGPGPSSSAYGANFTLVKNWNFGADGTIRTIGQLSSEFVYHDHWGTIGNGTNYGAVTAAPDAATAISGQPINASVRQFTGTSLRTTLAARNGETTVSPTQHNAVNGSFTAKFTLPAGGSRLNQDILWETRVRYVTPRYHWFALWNAGQLWDGGAEFDVIESFGYDNGGGNTNYDGRYWHADPVGGTASTNYSCWSCGMESRGITSYDPTQYHTWALLYRKNNTYSFYVDGREVQSGTMNWTQGGGATGTPTDLAFLFDAGWGHTQVASVNHSMPASEFQGKFYEFDWSRVYLRN
- a CDS encoding polysaccharide deacetylase family protein, whose protein sequence is MKRARLATLVAILLVGGCGSPARFVPPASPSAGASTAAPTAAPTTAPTTAPPTAPVVVPGATRRGRRPPVVDHGPRTGNLVALTFDADLTVSMRAALDSGKVKSYANLRILDQLERGGVPATFFLTGMWVEQYPEVTRRIAENDRFELANHTYDHGAFVDNCYGLPRLPPARMRSDVDKTFNIIMAYGGRQTRYFRFPGLCHDPRALDSLAPLGVTVVDGDVVSGDPFATRWQPIVNAVLTKVRPGSVIILHVTEANARMTDDALPHILAGLRARHLQPALLSEVLAGG
- a CDS encoding SEC-C domain-containing protein; translation: MPTKETITSADLAELRRSALTTADPLGVAADLADAVDHDRLASPEDAGDALSLAAEIAEFRNRLDAALQYADRAVAAFPSPSDPGAGFATALRARILFRIGGRDDEALEAVTALRPLLTEQPDAPAYVSAALDAGGRSALAEEWLSEAVDNLLGARTTADVGPAEAPGVAFFLLQQRHRVRRDLNLPHDRQDDLADRLEAQLTRGVESGEPDLLFFPKAEFDRLDTLTDTFGPDWDAHRATLEKELVRLAEAGGSGLHVLRASVAGLTGYANRNDGDPSAPNIRRRYAEELEAQPGAHVSWPPERNGPCWCGSGLKYKKDCLPRSRS
- a CDS encoding phosphotransferase family protein, with the translated sequence MARHQECLRRLGRDPGSLRESVPLAGSASGSHVALLRFDDGERLVLKTTTPREVALYRSAARLPVRIPRLVAADDTCLLLEALEPLPRAADWPPAQWHEIARQLGTLHATPPEDQPWLRRPTSRRPDQTARAFWTPTELELHDRAGENAKLPTCLVHGDLHAGNLLRAPDGELVWTDWQEVGLGQGPEDLALLWQRAEFDGADPPREAMLAGYAAARGIPHDDTLVRATVTAEIRLLLLDWPVFLQHADPDRRALMRRRLHLLAATRS
- a CDS encoding class I SAM-dependent methyltransferase, which gives rise to MLRPEVLDYYRRGGERTRLAGGPGRLEFLRTWDVLTRVLPAAPASVLDVGGATGVYAGPLAAAGYDVRVIDPVPAHVADAAALPGVTATVGDARSLPAADRDADAVLLFGPLYHLLERADRVAAWREAARVVRPGGVVVGATINRFASFFDGFVKDYYRDPRFQPVVEGALSEGVHRSETWFTSAYFHHPDEPAVEAAEAGLVVRRQVAVESPLWMIGGRLDEILASAERTGFMLEMLRRVEEEPSLLGASSHVLTIGSPRAGAAGDA
- a CDS encoding bifunctional diguanylate cyclase/phosphohydrolase; translation: MSDSTSLGSFLRRDRAMRWATGVGVGWLVVFVVLLVIAQVAHPSTALVDLPYLVPIVVAVGLSITAAVVTRGRTRIAWTLLATSNALWLVGEVVWVYYTYVLGRGPPAVSSADFFYLSSYVVAIPAILVGIGSTGHLRHIRGLLDAGLLALGLGTIGWQVAISPSLPEAPRLADFVAFAYPLFGVAIVTTLAAVGLAGRHRLPAWAALVGAGFAVAGITDAMYAYSIAAQNTDSNWTNIGWQIEAVLFGLAAVAAIRRPEPEARERPRSRDLTAVPLVIAGLAATGLILADRLDEGPLTGSTLAILLALFAGLLARQLLIIRDRTRLATQLRAALREQERLAITDGLTGVYNRRFFQEMLRIEAERAERAETPLSLILIDLDEFKKVNDGYGHPAGDVVLAQIAARIRGGLRSTDVVARYGGEEFVCLLPGAGEEVAVEIGEQIRQAIGRDAVAIGGGRSVCLTSSLGVATAGTRAARPLSEPEGLVNDADAALYRAKANGRNQVIAAGMLVDPIDTDPDLPPGLVWLADQIDAKISVHEHSTAVSRWSLLVGERLGVDVATLRRIGAAGRLHDVGKLSVADAVLRKALPLTAAEWAQLRRHPAESARLLTELGQRPDLAAVVAAHHERFDGSGYPLGLAGAEIPIEARIVAVADAWAAMLADRPYAVARTVAAAREQIELGRGSQFDPAVADAFLALVDEGLVGDLAALAVPSPM